The nucleotide window AGACACTGGCTGAGTAGGCCCCATGGGACGCCCTCAGAGCATAACGCTCACGACATTCGGCAGCCGCCCTGGAGGCGTCTTTTTCCTTCGGCACGGATGTGATCCGGCGATCGATGCAGCACACGGACGCCATAACGCGGAAATATTCCCCGACAAAAGCATGCCGGCTGGCGCAAGCGGAACGGAATGCCGAAAAAATGAAAGCATCTCATGAGCAAACAAAATCGCCTGCCCGTGAACCTCGATCCCGGTATCGCGGCCTACCTCGCGAGCCCGTTTCCCGCACCAGTCCACCGCAATGGCAGCATGACGCAAACAAATGTCGCCTGCCCGGTCGAAGCACTGGATTGATTTGACCGGTAGCCAGGCAAATGTCGCACTTCCGGGCAGTGCCTGGATCTTATTTTCACATGTGATGGTAATTTTTCTCGCGCTCCAGGATAGCGCTGGCGGAATGCAAGGATAACGAATGCCTGTCGATAAAGTAAATGAAAACGATCTACCCCGTCTTTTCGATGTCTGGGAACAATCCGTGCGTGCGACGCATGATTTCCTCAGCGAAGAGGGTATCCGCGATCTGGTACCCCTGGTACGTCAGATTCTGCAAAAGTTCGCGCCGCTGTACTGCCTGCGCGATACCGCAAACCAGCCCTTCGCGTTTATCGGTGTAGCGGACGGCAATATCGAGATGTTGTTCGTGCATCCCGAGCATCGCGGCGGCGGCGCAGGTCGCACATTGATTCATTTCGCCGTCAGCCATCTGAACGCAACAAAGGTGGATGTCAACGAACAGAATCACCAGGCCGTCGGGTTCTACGCAAGGATGGGCTTCCGGATGGTCGGGCGCTCCGAGAAGGACCCCTTTGGGCAGCCGTATCCGCTATTGCACCTTGCACTGCCGGGAAAATAGCTTCAGTGGGCGGCAGCAGTACGAAAGATGACTCGACTTCCCGGGGTGCGCGATGGGAGGAACAGAGCCACGATCTTCCTCGGGCGCCACCCAATAGATTTCGCCACGCTGGATCTGTTGATTGCCGTGCAAAGTAGAGTTGTCAGCCATGGTGCGATCATAGTGCAAGCGCGATCCCTGCTGCCAATTACGCGGAGACCCCGACGACACGCTCCACCGCCGAAGCCGACCGCCCATGCCGGATCAGCGAGACCGCGATCGTCGCGACCACGGCGGGCACCGCGATGGCGGCGAAGTTCTGCTGCAGCGGCAATGCCATGCCGACCAGCGTACCGATCACGATCGGCGCGAGGATCGCACCGCTGCGGCCGACGCCGGAGGCCCAGCCGATGCCGGTGGCCCGCACCGCCGCCGGGTAGAACTGGCCAGCGTACGCATAGGTGACGATCTGCGTACCGATGGTCGACGCGCCGGCCAGCCCGACCAGCAGGAACAGCACCGGCGTGGATACCGGGTAGCCCAGCAGCGTGATCGACACGGCGGCCAGCGCATACATCCCCATCAGCACGTACTTGATATGGCAGCGGTCGGCCAGCCAGCCGCCGCCGACAGCGCCGATCACGGCGCCGAAGTTCAGCACCAGCACGAACGTCAGCGCCGAGCCGAGGCTGTAGCCGGCGCCCGCCATCAGTTTCGTCAGCCAGGAGCTCAGCGCATACACCATGAACAGGCACATGAAAAAGGCGATCCAGAACATCACGGTGGAAAAGCCGCGGCCATCCCTGAACAGCTGGCTGATCGGCGTGCCCGCCGCGGCACCATCGGAAGCCAGCGCATACGAGTCTCCCTGCTGCGGCACGAACGACGGCTCCAGCCGGCGCGCGATCTCCTGCACTTCGGCGATGCGGCCCTGGCGGACCAGGAACGCCATCGATTCCGGCAGCGCCTTCAGCACGAAGGGAATCAGCAGCACCGGCACGCCGGCGGCCAGGAACACGGATTGCCAGCCCCACGCTTCCAGCATGCCCTTGCCCAGCAACGCCGCCAGCATGCCGCCCACCGCGTAGCCGGAGAACATCAGCGTGACGAGCGTCGCGCGGATCTTCTTCGGCGAGTACTCGGTCATCTGCGCCACCACGTTCGGCATCACGCCGCCGATGCCGAGGCCGGCCAGGAAACGCATCGCGCTGAACACATAGGGATCGTTCGTCAGGCCCGCCGCGGCCGTGAACACGGAAAACAGCGCCAGGCAGATGGCGATGGCGGCGCGGCGGCCGATCCGGTCGGCGATGGTGCCGAGGAAGATGGCGCCGAACATCATGCCGAACAGCGCCGAGCTGACCATGAAGCCGGCGCTTTGCGCCGTCACGCCCATGTCCTTCATGATCGACGGGAGCGCGATGCCGGCCACGGCCAGGTCGTAGCCGTCGCAGATGATGATGATGGCGCACCACGCCAGGATGCCGCCGTGGTAGCGGTTGAAGCGGGCCTTGTCCGCCAGTTGCTGAAGGTCGATTTGCCGCATGATTCGTGTCTCCTTGGATGTTTGGATAGTCGTCGTTTCGAATCGCTGTATTGACGTTTTTTCTAGAGGCTGGTGCGGTCCTCCTTATTCGCGGGTCAGCAGGAGATGCGCGGCGATGCCGATCGCGATGCCCCAGAAAGCGGCGCCCAGGCCGAGGAACGTCATGCCTGACGCGGTGGCGACAAACGTGACCAGGCCCGCATCGCGGTCGCGCGCGGCCAACATGGCGCCCACGTTGGCCGCGATCGGCCCCAGCAAGGCGAGCCCCGCGACGGTGGCCACCAGTTCCTTCGGCAGCGCCGCGAACAGCGTGACGATCGAGCCGGCGCACAATCCCGCCAGCAGGTAGAACACACCGTTGGCCACCCCGGCGATGTAGCGCTTGCGCGGGTCTTCATGCGCATCCGGGCCGGTGCACATCGCCGCCGTAATCGCGGCGATGGCGATCGTGATGCCACCGGTGGCGGCGACCAGCAGGGACGCCAGGCTGTTGACCACCATCACTGGCCTGGCGGGCAAGTCGTAGCCGGAGGTCTTCAGCAACGCGATGCCGGGCAGGTATTGCCCCGTCAGCGTGACGAGGACCAGTGGCAGCGCGAGGCTGAAGGTGCTGCCCAGCGACCATTCGGGCGCGACCAGCACCGGCACGGCGAGCGCCAGGCCGACGTGGCTGAAGTCCGTCCGGCCCGCCGCGAGCGCGAGGGCGACGCCGGCCGCCAGCACGGCGACCACCGTATAGCGGGGCAGCATGCGCCGGCACAGCAGGTAGGCCGCGATCATGCCGATCGCCACCACGGGCAGGCTGCCCACGCTCCGGAAGGCATTCAACCCGAACGGGAGCAGGATGCCGGCCATCATGCCGGCCGCCACGCCGTGCGGGATATGTCGCATGATGCGGTCGACGCTGCCGGTGAGCCCGAGCAGCAGCAGGATCGCCGCCGCCGTGATATAGGCGCCGATCGCCTCGGCCACGGAAAGCGCCGGGAACAGCGTGATCAGTAGCGCCGTGCCGGGCGCCGACCAGGCAGTGATGACGGGCACCCGGTAGCGGAGGCTGAGGAAGATGCCGGTCACGCCGGCACCGATCGAAATGCCCCACACCCACGAGGCGAAGGTGGCCGCATCCACCTGCGCCGCCTGGCCCGCCTGGTAGAAGATCGCCAGCGGGCCGGCGAACGACACCAGCACCGCGAGGAAGCCCGCCACGATCGCCGGCAGCG belongs to Pseudoduganella albidiflava and includes:
- a CDS encoding MFS transporter, with protein sequence MRQIDLQQLADKARFNRYHGGILAWCAIIIICDGYDLAVAGIALPSIMKDMGVTAQSAGFMVSSALFGMMFGAIFLGTIADRIGRRAAIAICLALFSVFTAAAGLTNDPYVFSAMRFLAGLGIGGVMPNVVAQMTEYSPKKIRATLVTLMFSGYAVGGMLAALLGKGMLEAWGWQSVFLAAGVPVLLIPFVLKALPESMAFLVRQGRIAEVQEIARRLEPSFVPQQGDSYALASDGAAAGTPISQLFRDGRGFSTVMFWIAFFMCLFMVYALSSWLTKLMAGAGYSLGSALTFVLVLNFGAVIGAVGGGWLADRCHIKYVLMGMYALAAVSITLLGYPVSTPVLFLLVGLAGASTIGTQIVTYAYAGQFYPAAVRATGIGWASGVGRSGAILAPIVIGTLVGMALPLQQNFAAIAVPAVVATIAVSLIRHGRSASAVERVVGVSA
- a CDS encoding acetyltransferase, with amino-acid sequence MPVDKVNENDLPRLFDVWEQSVRATHDFLSEEGIRDLVPLVRQILQKFAPLYCLRDTANQPFAFIGVADGNIEMLFVHPEHRGGGAGRTLIHFAVSHLNATKVDVNEQNHQAVGFYARMGFRMVGRSEKDPFGQPYPLLHLALPGK
- a CDS encoding benzoate/H(+) symporter BenE family transporter, with protein sequence MSETVRPDAPAGVAARALPLPAIVAGFLAVLVSFAGPLAIFYQAGQAAQVDAATFASWVWGISIGAGVTGIFLSLRYRVPVITAWSAPGTALLITLFPALSVAEAIGAYITAAAILLLLGLTGSVDRIMRHIPHGVAAGMMAGILLPFGLNAFRSVGSLPVVAIGMIAAYLLCRRMLPRYTVVAVLAAGVALALAAGRTDFSHVGLALAVPVLVAPEWSLGSTFSLALPLVLVTLTGQYLPGIALLKTSGYDLPARPVMVVNSLASLLVAATGGITIAIAAITAAMCTGPDAHEDPRKRYIAGVANGVFYLLAGLCAGSIVTLFAALPKELVATVAGLALLGPIAANVGAMLAARDRDAGLVTFVATASGMTFLGLGAAFWGIAIGIAAHLLLTRE